A genome region from Leptodactylus fuscus isolate aLepFus1 chromosome 6, aLepFus1.hap2, whole genome shotgun sequence includes the following:
- the EPHA2 gene encoding ephrin type-A receptor 2, which translates to MNEQGSRRVRTGTKSWKFAGERAGAAARTMSPSRAGTLLVLLVSNVLLSLQTTEVMLLDFEKMKGESGWLTNPYGKGWDLLPDWKNGSAIFMYTVCNVQEGEQDNWLRTSWIYRSEAQRIFIELHFTVRDCNSFSGVSGACKETFNLYYMESDVDVGINFQKRLFRKIDTIAPDEITLGEDIDTRNLKLNVEVRTVGKLTKKGFYLAFQDIGACVAILSVRIYYKKCPAVVKGMALFPETVAGADSQSLAKVTGKCVENSVSVGGEDPSIHCNTDGEWLVLIGQCVCEAGYEKVENECQACKAGYFKSDSSNNPCQPCPDHTEPSSEGATSCSCQDGYFRATMDPVSNPCTSSPSAPRDLTVVGSGSKVMLHWLSPTDNGGREDIFYVVTCEQCLPDQAECQPCDASLRYSENPLHLIGTSVTISDLEPHLNYTFTVEARNGVSSTKSRRSYTTLRVSLNQTEPPKVTSVNLESRSKNALTLSWSVSPRQQNRILRYEVAYNKKNDEKSYTVHRCEGNSVTLTKLSPSTTYTIRIQAQTPEASGTYSMEYEFETLPEDPEGANQTAIIAGAATGVVIIVIVIIFVVLLHRSRRNGRSRQSPEDVYFSKSEQLKPLKTYVDPHTYEDPNKAVLKFTTEISPNAVTRQKVIGAGEFGEVYKGILKKSGKEIPVAIKTLKAGYTDKQRIDFLSEASIMGQFCHHNIIRLEGVVSKYKPMMIITEHMENGALDKFLKDNDGEFSAIQLVGMLRGIAAGMKYLSEMNYVHRDLAARNILVNSQLVCKVSDFGLSRVLEDDPEATYTTSGGKIPIRWTAPEAISFRKFTSASDVWSYGIVMWEVMSYGERPYWEMSNQEVMKAINEGFRLPAPMDCPSAIYQLMMQCWQQERNRRPKFPDIVSILDKLIRAPDSLKTLADFDPRISIRLPSTSGSEGMPFRSIAEWLESIKMQQYTECFMSSQFNTMDKIIMMHQDDVKQLGIRLPGHQKRIAFSILGLKEQASQMGIPI; encoded by the exons ATGAATGAGCAGGGGAGCCGCAGAGTACGAACAGGCACAAAGTCGTGGAAGTTTGCAGGGGAGAGAGCAGGAGCCGCAGCCCGGACCATGAGCCCCTCCAGAGCCGGCACCCTGCTCGTCCTGCTGGTCAGCAATGTCCTCCTGTCCCTGCAGACCACAGAAG TCATGCTGCTGGATTTTGAGAAGATGAAGGGAGAGAGCGGCTGGCTCACCAACCCATACGGAAAAGGG TGGGATCTCCTACCGGATTGGAAGAATGGAAGCGCTATTTTCATGTATACCGTCTGCAACGTACAGGAAGGTGAGCAGGACAACTGGCTCCGCACCAGCTGGATCTATCGCAGCGAGGCACAGCGCATCTTCATCGAGTTACATTTCACCGTCCGTGATTGCAACAGCTTCAGCGGCGTTTCCGGGGCTTGTAAGGAGACCTTCAATTTGTACTATATGGAGTCAGATGTGGATGTTGGCATCAACTTCCAGAAGAGACTCTTCCGCAAGATTGATACAATTGCCCCTGATGAAATCACCCTAGGTGAAGACATTGATACCCGCAACCTCAAACTTAATGTTGAAGTCCGAACAGTGGGAAAGCTGACCAAGAAAGGATTCTACCTGGCCTTCCAGGACATTGGCGCCTGCGTGGCGATACTCTCCGTCCGTATCTACTACAAAAAGTGTCCAGCGGTTGTAAAAGGCATGGCGCTCTTCCCAGAGACTGTTGCAGGCGCTGACTCTCAGTCTCTGGCAAAGGTTACAGGAAAATGTGTGGAAAACTCTGTGTCGGTCGGTGGAGAGGATCCCAGCATACATTGCAATACTGATGGAGAATGGCTGGTGCTTATTGGACAGTGTGTCTGTGAGGCTGGATACGAGAAGGTGGAGAACGAATGTCAAG CATGTAAAGCCGGATATTTCAAATCTGACTCCTCGAACAATCCCTGTCAACCATGCCCCGACCACACTGAACCTTCCTCTGAAGGTGCAACTTCCTGCTCTTGTCAAGATGGCTACTTTCGGGCTACTATGGATCCAGTCTCTAATCCTTGCACAA GTTCCCCATCAGCTCCTCGTGACCTCACAGTTGTGGGCTCTGGGTCCAAGGTAATGCTGCATTGGTTGTCTCCCACTGACAATGGAGGCCGTGAAGATATCTTCTACGTAGTTACATGTGAACAGTGTTTGCCCGACCAAGCAGAATGCCAGCCGTGTGATGCCAGTTTGCGGTACTCTGAAAACCCTCTCCACCTGATAGGGACCTCAGTGACCATCAGTGACCTGGAGCCTCACCTAAACTACACTTTTACTGTAGAGGCCCGAAATGGAGTGTCCAGCACCAAATCTCGCCGCAGTTACACAACACTACGTGTCAGTCTCAACCAGACTG AACCCCCGAAAGTAACTTCTGTGAATTTGGAAAGTCGGAGTAAGAACGCCCTCACCCTGTCCTGGTCCGTGTCTCCACGTCAGCAGAACCGGATCTTGCGGTATGAAGTGGCCTATAATAAAAAG AATGATGAGAAAAGTTACACCGTCCATCGATGTGAGGGGAACTCTGTAACACTCACAAAACTGTCCCCAAGCACCACGTACACTATCCGAATCCAGGCTCAAACCCCAGAAGCGTCCGGGACATACAGCATGGAGTATGAGTTCGAGACTCTCCCTGAAG ATCCAGAAGGTGCAAATCAGACGGCCATTATTGCAGGGGCAGCAACCGGCGTCGTCATCATTGTAATTGTCATAATATTTGTGGTCCTTCTCCATCGCAG TAGAAGAAACGGCCGCAGTCGCCAGTCCCCTGAAGACGTCTACTTTTCCAAATCAG AACAATTGAAACCTCTCAAGACCTATGTAGACCCCCACACCTATGAAGACCCTAACAAAGCTGTGCTAAAGTTCACCACTGAGATCTCTCCTAATGCTGTCACCCGTCAAAAAGTCATTGGAGCAG GCGAGTTTGGAGAGGTTTATAAAGGGATTCTCAAGAAGTCTGGAAAGGAGATTCCTGTGGCTATAAAAACTCTGAAAGCGGGGTATACGGATAAACAGCGTATAGACTTCCTGAGTGAAGCCAGCATCATGGGACAGTTCTGTCACCACAACATCATACGCCTGGAAGGAGTCGTGTCCAAAT ATAAACCCATGATGATCATCACTGAGCATATGGAAAACGGAGCGCTGGACAAGTTTTTGAAG GATAATGATGGGGAGTTCAGTGCCATCCAGCTAGTGGGCATGCTGAGAGGCATCGCAGCCGGCATGAAATATCTCTCTGAGATGAACTATGTTCACCGGGACTTGGCAGCTCGGAACATTCTAGTGAACAGTCAGCTGGTTTGCAAGGTCTCGGACTTTGGACTGTCAAGGGTCTTGGAAGATGATCCAGAGGCGACCTATACAACCAGT GGTGGTAAGATTCCAATCCGCTGGACAGCTCCAGAAGCCATCTCATTTAGGAAGTTCACGTCCGCCAGCGATGTGTGGAGCTACGGCATTGTCATGTGGGAAGTGATGTCTTATGGTGAACGGCCCTATTGGGAGATGTCTAACCAGGAG GTCATGAAGGCTATTAATGAAGGATTCCGTTTACCAGCCCCAATGGACTGTCCATCCGCCATTTACCAGTTGATGATGCAGTGCTGGCAACAAGAACGCAACCGACGACCTAAGTTCCCAGATATTGTCAGCATTCTGGACAAGCTGATCCGAGCCCCTGACTCTCTGAAGACGTTGGCTGACTTTGACCCAAG GATCTCCATCCGTCTACCCAGTACCAGTGGATCCGAGGGAATGCCCTTTCGAAGCATTGCTGAGTGGTTAGAATCCATCAAGATGCAGCAATATACCGAGTGTTTCATGTCCTCGCAGTTCAACACCATGGACAAGATCATCATGATGCATCAAGA TGATGTCAAACAATTGGGAATCCGCCTTCCAGGTCATCAAAAACGTATAGCTTTCAGTATCCTGGGGCTGAAGGAACAGGCCAGCCAAATGGGTATCCCCATCTAA